The genome window GAGAGCTGCCCCTGGAATGCAGGGGGACAACGGGTCTCCACCCTGAGCAGGGACGCCCGGCGCACTGCGGCTGAGCCCTCTGCCCACAGCCCGGTGCCACTCGGGTGCCGCCGTAGCGGGGTGTGTAGGGGGTGCCTTGGGGGGCTGGACCGCCGTGTTCCCCCTCCCCGTGCCCACCTCGATCGTGCCGCACATCTCAAGGACACTCGGGTACCAAAACAGGACACGTTTATTGACAAATGTAACCGGTACAGACCACGCGTAACAGGGACAGACGGTGCCGGGCCAGCAGCGAtggggggacacagcaggggGCCCCGTCCCCATCCCGTCCTCATCCCGCCCCATCGGCATGGCAGGACCTCGCCGAGTGCCGCTTCTCCCGCCGACCCGAAACTGCCTCGTGTTTAACCGAAACTGTCTCTATTTACACAGCCCGGCCCTGACCCCGCGGCCGTCCCCGTCCCCTCCTTCGCGCCCCCCCCCGCGCCGGCGCTGCCGCCCCCGGGCCCCACGGAGGGCAATGAGGGTCccagggtgggtgggtggggtGGGGGATATCGAGGGGGGCCGGGGGACCCCGGGGGGGCTCAGACATAGTTCCTCTTGTCGTAGCTGGTGACGGCGGAGCGTGGGGCGGAGTAGGCCACCTTGCTTGTGGGGTACCTGTCGTCTTTgggggggcaggagcagcagagcaggcccccccccagcagcaggagtgcagaggctgcccagcccACGTAGAGCGAGGTGCCCAGCTCCCGTTTCTGTGCTTCGATCACCAGTGGGTTGTAGAAATCCCGGATGATGGTGTTGGCCGACCAGCAGACAGGGATGAGGGTCAAGACACCAGAAAGGAGGAAGATGACGCCGGAGACAATGGTGATCTTGGCTTTGGTGCTCTCGTCCTCCACGCAGCGGGTGCACTGGGCGCCCACGATGGCCACCATTAAGCCCAGGACGGCCAAGATGATGGCCACCACCAGCAGGGCGCGGGCGGCTTGCAGGTCCTGAGGGAGGGCCAGCATGGAGTCGTAGACCTTGCACTGCATCTGCCCCGTGCTCTGCACCACGCAGTTCAtccacagcccttcccagaTGATCTGGGCCGTCACGATGTTGTTGCCGATGAAGGCCGACACCTTCCACATGGGCAGCGCGCAGCAGATGATGCTGCACAACCAACCCAGCACAGACAAGGCCACACCGCCGATCTCCAGCCCCATCGACATGGTGGACGGTTCAGTGACGTGCTCCAGGCGATGGCGGAGAAGAACCCACGGACCGAGACCGTCGCCACCACCCGCCGCCGCTCGCAGCCGGGGGATCGGCTTACACCTGTGCGCAGTGCTATTTATATGGGCTGGCCCCGGGGTGGGGtttcagtgctggctgctggacgctcctctctgctcctccgTCACCGTCACCTGTGTCCCACACCCTCCCCTTTGTTTGCAGAGATGGCGCTGGGTAACCAGAGAAGGGCGGGAGGAGGAGAAACGCCACCTGCCACAGCCATCGCCTGGTTTCGGCCGATGGGTATCAGGAAGCACTACCACCATGCTCATTCCCACCAAACCCCTTCTGTGAACCTGGAAATCCCAAGGGTTCATCTTTCCCCCGTGGAGGAAATGTGGCTGGTCAGGGTTTGTTGATTTCTGTAGTGTTGCCAGTGCTCA of Molothrus aeneus isolate 106 chromosome 20, BPBGC_Maene_1.0, whole genome shotgun sequence contains these proteins:
- the CLDN3 gene encoding claudin-3: MSMGLEIGGVALSVLGWLCSIICCALPMWKVSAFIGNNIVTAQIIWEGLWMNCVVQSTGQMQCKVYDSMLALPQDLQAARALLVVAIILAVLGLMVAIVGAQCTRCVEDESTKAKITIVSGVIFLLSGVLTLIPVCWSANTIIRDFYNPLVIEAQKRELGTSLYVGWAASALLLLGGGLLCCSCPPKDDRYPTSKVAYSAPRSAVTSYDKRNYV